The genome window CTTGAAATTGCTTAGAAAATGAATCCAATTTATTAATATCTTGGACTACTAGTAAAATATCAATAATTGGTTTTGCTTTTAGACCCGGAACCGATGTACTTCCAATATGAAAACTATTTACTAATTCTTCTTGAAGAATAGCCCTAATAGAATGTTCTTCTTTTTGATAGTCGCTGCTCCAATTGTGGTTATAATCTACAACTTTTATAAGCTTCATTCAATACACTCCATTCTTTGTTTTCATGTTACTTGACAAATTTTATATATTATTAAAGATAATAAAAAATCTAATGCATTGTCAATTGTGCTATTTGAAAATAACTACAAAGCAGATGATTCGTTTTTTCGTGGTGTTGAAATGAACGGTTAAGAGTTTGATAGCAACTCTTCATCACTCTAAAGGGGAGGAAAGCAACGCTCAATCTTTAATTTGCGTTGCTTTAATTAATTCTAAATATTGAGAATCCCCTAAACCATACTGAGGGAAGAGGTGTAGTAGATTTCGTACGATTTCATGGTGAGATAGATGTTGATGTGTTTGAATATATTTTGTAATTTCGTTGTCGTTTTGCAAAAGTTCTAAATACAATTTGATTCCTTGATACATCACAGGCATCAATTCTACATCTGGCATGCGGTGGTCTACTAACACTGCTTCATATATATCATAATAGTTACCTAAAGTTATGTCAGTTTCTTTCACATCATATGTTTGCTCTCTCACCGCATGATAGTAAATCGTTCCTTTGAATGATATTTGTTCTAAATACGCTAACACGGTTATTAAATTCATCTGACAAAACATATCTTCTCCAAACCAAAGAACGATACATTGATATTCTTTTGAAAATAAGGTCTTTTCAAGTGGTGCAACTGTAATTGCTTCATATTCTGCTAATGAGATTTCATGTCCTGTCGCTCGAACCTGTTTGAATGAGTCGCTAAAAATGGTTTTAATGGTGTCGTGTACACACATCGCTTCATTAAAAGGTGCGTAATCGCTTTTTCCCATTAATTGTTGAGAACTGAATTCTTCATACATCATTTGTCCATTTAAAATATTCAATACTTCGTGATCAAAAGACTCATCCAGACGATTTTGTAAATCTTCAATTTTTAATTTTTTTGAAATGTCCATATAATAATCCCTCGCTTCATTCATAGTGAGTTTTACATATGATTGCAATGGTTCAGGACATAAACGAAAGGCATTGGGGCTTACGCCGAATATCTCCTTAAAAGCTCTGGAAAATGCTTCTTGGGATGAATAGCCATGTTTTATTGCTATCTCAATGATCCTTTCATCTGTTTCTGTAAGAGAGATTGAAGAAAGATAGGTTTTTCTAAGGGTCATATATCGTTTGATGCTAATGCCCGTTATTTGATGAAATTTAAAGGAACAATAGTAAGAAGAATAGCCCATTGCTTCACTTAGATTCTTCAGAGAAAAACCCTCAAACAGATGCTCTTCAATCCAATTAATCATATCTTGAATCATGTTGTTCATCATGTATCACTCCTAATATTAATTATAGTGAAGAATGAAAAGGGGTTTTGATATTCGTTGTGTTTTTTGAATGAACCGAGCTTGAGTCAACGTTAAAGTGGACATGATGTAATATCAAGAATATTGAAACTAAATAAAGAACGAATCTATCAATATATGTATTAATAGATTCGTCAGTTTGTCGACAAAAGATTAAATTAGCAAAGGTTGAAACTTCACTTTTTTTATACACAATGCTTGTTTCAATGAGTGATAGATTCTAGTTTTTTTTGAATATTGGCCTTTGAATTATTTCTTGTCTAGAAGTGATTGAATATAGATTTCGGTCATTTTAATTTGTTCTTTCCATAATGAAATGAGCCATTCTGTGTCTTCCACCGAGATCAAAAAAGTAGCAAATCCATTTAAATAAGTTACGATTAAATCATTTATTAGTTCAATGTCAGAAGGGGTTAATTGATCACCATAAAAATCATTTAATAAAAGCTCAAATAAATCAAACGGTGTTTTTTCTCGGTCTTGATTGAAGATAAGATCATCAAACTCTTGATCGTATGAAGATTTCACCACAAATTGCATTTGAACATTAATCAGATTCAAGTATTTTTTATTATTTTCATCAATAAAAAAAAGAAAATATTTTAGCATAATATCAGAAAAAGAATCTGTTTCTTTAGATTTATTATAAATTTGTTCTAATGCTTCATTCATTAATACATCAGAAAAAATAAAAGCTTCTTGTTGGATAGTCTCCATAGAACCGAAGTGATGAAATACACTTGCTTTACTGACATTAGCCTTCTTTGCAATGCTGCTAGCGCTTAGCGCCTCTATCCCGTTTTCTGCAATTAAAGAAATAGTAGCATTCAGTAATGCCTCTTTTGTTTTATTTCCCTTTTTTTCCCTACCATCTATCATGAACGTACCTCCTAAGAGAGTGGTTGTCTCATTTTTAATCATTATATCACAAATTAAATTTGTTGACCGATTGGTTAGTTTTGAGTACAATTTACTTGACCGTTCGGTTAGTTTTTGGTGAACCAATTATTTTTTTAGAGGTTTGGTAGAAATATCAGGGATTTTATCAAACTTAGTTTTAGTAAAAGATACGAGGAGAGAAAAAGATGAAAAAAAGAAAATTGCTTTTTTTTGCAATCTTACTAGGTTTGTTAACGTTTTTTATAAGCTTTAGTCAATTTTTAAGTCCTTCTCAACAAGAAGTGGGGGAAACAGAAAAGGATTTTTCATCGGATCGAGCTCTTAATTATTTAAAAGAAGTAGCTAAGGAACCACATCCAATAGGCTCGCCAGCGAATAAAAAGGTAAGAGATTATATTGTTAAACACTTTCAAAATATAGATGTGCCTGTTGAAATTCAAACGAAGCCAGTTAAGGATATTAGTGGTGGGGAGTATGCTTCAGAAATAGGTGCAGAGAATGTTGAAAATATTATTGCAAAAATCCAAGGGACATCCGGTGATGATAATGCGATTTTATTAACAGCTCATTATGATTCTGAAATAGAAACTCCTGGAGCATCAGATGATGGTTACGGCGTCGTCACAATTATGGAGACAGCCAGAGCATTAAAACAAATGCCGGCACCTAAAAATACAATCTATTTTGTTTTAACAGACGGTGAGGAGCAAGGTTTAATCGGAGCGAGTGCTTTTCTAGATCGAAAAGATATTTTAGACCAAATACGCGTGATGATTAATTTCGAAGCAAGAGGCAATACAGGAGTACCAATGTTGTTTGAAACGAGTTCAAATGATTTAAAAATGGTGCAATTGTATAAACAGATTGTTCCATACCCAGTGGCATACTCATTTGCTACAGAAATGTATAAAAAGATGCCGAATGATACAGATTTTACCGAATTAAAAGTGACAAAAAAAATAGGGTATAACTTTGCAAATATGGGTGGTTTAGAGGCATATCACGCAGCGATAGATCATGTAGGAAATAGTGATGAGGAAACGATTCGTCACTTTGGTGATTATGCTCTTCCTTTAGTGAAAAAGTATATGATGATGGACCCAAAAGAGTTTCAAGCTATAGAAGAAAGTAAAGGGAATGCGATTTATTTCCCATTAATGAAAAAAACATTAATCGTGTATTCCGAAAAGTTAGTCATCCCATTGATGATTGTTTTACTTGTCTTAACAGTTACGATATTCTTCTTCAGCTTTAAAAAGAAAGTGACACATATTAAAGGGTTTGCTCTTAGTTTATTAGCGATGATTGGTAGTCTTGTTTCCATTTTTATTTTCTATTTCCTTCTAATTCGTCTTTTAACAATTGTATTTAACGCTAGAATAGATGAAGATAGTATGGTTATATTTGGTACTTATGATCCGTTGATTCTTACGTTGATGGTCTTACTCACTATTGTGTTTTGTTTCTTTTTTGCGAAGTGGATTTCGAAAAAATGTGGTTCTACGAATTTTGCCATGAGTACGCAAGTTTTATGGATTGTATTAGCTGTGATCACTAGTTTTACGTTCAAAGGTATTAGTTACGCATTTACGATTCCAGTAATCATTAGCTTACTGTTGATTTTACCAATCCTATTAAAAGTAAAATGGGCGAAGGCTTTGTATCATTACGTAGCAGTTGCAGGCTGGACAGTTCCAAGTATGTTATTACTTGCGCCAATTATGTATTTGATATATGTTGCACAAACTATTAGTATAGCCCCTATAATAGCTATTTTAACGGCCATCATTACATTCCCAATAGTTGCAATTGTGAGTTGGTTAATGGCCGAAGAGGAGGTATAGCAGAGTTTTTAGATAAAAAAGGAGAAAAGTGACTTCATCTTCATTTTCTCCTTTCCTTTGTCTATTCATAGAGAACAAATATATATTAAGAACGTGCAAAATAGCTGAACATGGAAGCTTTTAAAAATCGTATTGACTTTTAAATTTGAAAATTTCATCAACAGCTTTGTGATACCCACCTGATGTTAGGAAGGATTCTCTAATGTTTGCTACAGCTTTATGGATGGAAGAGTTGTTTAACACATGATTGGCAGCTTCATGTAGTTGATTTGCCGTCAAACCTTGTATTTGTAATTGAATACCTGCTCCGATATTGGTAACTTGTTCAGCAATTATTGGCTGATCCGCACTGAGTGGAGTTACGATTAGCGGAACCCCGTAATAGAGAGCTTCATTGGTACTGTTCATTCCACCATGTGTGATAAATAGTTTGGTGTATTTTAGCAATTCTGTTTGTGGAACATAATTTTTCACAATGAAGTTTTCAGGAATCTCTCCTAATGCATCAAGTTGGGTTTGTTCCCCGATAGACATGACAACGGTATGCTCAGTATTCTCAAATGCCTTTATACAAAGCTTATAGAAATCAATGGCTTGATTTAAAACAGTACCGAGTGAAATGTAGATAGGGTTTTTTCCTTTGAATGCAGTAAGGTCGAAGTCTTCTTGCGTTAATCGTGAAGAAATAGACGGGCCTACAAAATTATAGGATTGGTCAAAAGCTTCTCCAGAAGGTTGAAATTCTCTAGTTGTATAAACGATTGTCAGTGGTGCCGGGTTACAGAAAACTTCATACGGAGAATTGATTTCAACACCATATTTTTCTTTGATTTTTGTCGTCAGGTTTAGAAAATCATTATTGATCCTTGTTAAATCTTCAGTTGGGACATTTTGTGAAAGATGCTCTAATGTTTGATCAAATGATTGTTTAGTCTCTGCGAAAGATGTACATGAATTGATTGCTGGAAGCTTCAGGATTTTGGCAAGTAAATGCCCACAACCAAACATAGAATCGTGGATGATGTAATCAAAATGCTCTCCTTTAATCTGTTCAAGTACGCTTGGTATGACGACATCTGCAGTAAGTAA of Lysinibacillus agricola contains these proteins:
- a CDS encoding M20/M25/M40 family metallo-hydrolase is translated as MKKRKLLFFAILLGLLTFFISFSQFLSPSQQEVGETEKDFSSDRALNYLKEVAKEPHPIGSPANKKVRDYIVKHFQNIDVPVEIQTKPVKDISGGEYASEIGAENVENIIAKIQGTSGDDNAILLTAHYDSEIETPGASDDGYGVVTIMETARALKQMPAPKNTIYFVLTDGEEQGLIGASAFLDRKDILDQIRVMINFEARGNTGVPMLFETSSNDLKMVQLYKQIVPYPVAYSFATEMYKKMPNDTDFTELKVTKKIGYNFANMGGLEAYHAAIDHVGNSDEETIRHFGDYALPLVKKYMMMDPKEFQAIEESKGNAIYFPLMKKTLIVYSEKLVIPLMIVLLVLTVTIFFFSFKKKVTHIKGFALSLLAMIGSLVSIFIFYFLLIRLLTIVFNARIDEDSMVIFGTYDPLILTLMVLLTIVFCFFFAKWISKKCGSTNFAMSTQVLWIVLAVITSFTFKGISYAFTIPVIISLLLILPILLKVKWAKALYHYVAVAGWTVPSMLLLAPIMYLIYVAQTISIAPIIAILTAIITFPIVAIVSWLMAEEEV
- a CDS encoding helix-turn-helix transcriptional regulator, yielding MNNMIQDMINWIEEHLFEGFSLKNLSEAMGYSSYYCSFKFHQITGISIKRYMTLRKTYLSSISLTETDERIIEIAIKHGYSSQEAFSRAFKEIFGVSPNAFRLCPEPLQSYVKLTMNEARDYYMDISKKLKIEDLQNRLDESFDHEVLNILNGQMMYEEFSSQQLMGKSDYAPFNEAMCVHDTIKTIFSDSFKQVRATGHEISLAEYEAITVAPLEKTLFSKEYQCIVLWFGEDMFCQMNLITVLAYLEQISFKGTIYYHAVREQTYDVKETDITLGNYYDIYEAVLVDHRMPDVELMPVMYQGIKLYLELLQNDNEITKYIQTHQHLSHHEIVRNLLHLFPQYGLGDSQYLELIKATQIKD
- a CDS encoding macrolide family glycosyltransferase, translating into MARVLFINGGSEGHINPTIGVVQELISRGEEVVYFTIEAFRERFEKTGATVRTFDGQKFIKAFISGGRNHLLERVNGLLLTADVVIPSVLEQIKGEHFDYIIHDSMFGCGHLLAKILKLPAINSCTSFAETKQSFDQTLEHLSQNVPTEDLTRINNDFLNLTTKIKEKYGVEINSPYEVFCNPAPLTIVYTTREFQPSGEAFDQSYNFVGPSISSRLTQEDFDLTAFKGKNPIYISLGTVLNQAIDFYKLCIKAFENTEHTVVMSIGEQTQLDALGEIPENFIVKNYVPQTELLKYTKLFITHGGMNSTNEALYYGVPLIVTPLSADQPIIAEQVTNIGAGIQLQIQGLTANQLHEAANHVLNNSSIHKAVANIRESFLTSGGYHKAVDEIFKFKSQYDF
- a CDS encoding TetR/AcrR family transcriptional regulator, with the translated sequence MIDGREKKGNKTKEALLNATISLIAENGIEALSASSIAKKANVSKASVFHHFGSMETIQQEAFIFSDVLMNEALEQIYNKSKETDSFSDIMLKYFLFFIDENNKKYLNLINVQMQFVVKSSYDQEFDDLIFNQDREKTPFDLFELLLNDFYGDQLTPSDIELINDLIVTYLNGFATFLISVEDTEWLISLWKEQIKMTEIYIQSLLDKK